One Pseudodesulfovibrio cashew DNA window includes the following coding sequences:
- a CDS encoding TadE family protein, translated as MRGSDTKRQGVAVIEFALIMGLLMVPLMAGVWDVSKFIDINQILTRAAREGVVTASRGDDPTAMVQDYVAQAGLSAAHLTVTVDHGAEVQTLGQEVIVKLAYDFTGETIFPWEDVMPGGVSTSASAKME; from the coding sequence ATGCGCGGTTCAGATACCAAGAGGCAGGGCGTCGCCGTCATCGAGTTCGCCCTCATCATGGGGCTGCTCATGGTGCCGCTCATGGCAGGCGTCTGGGACGTCTCCAAGTTCATCGACATCAATCAGATTCTGACCCGCGCGGCCAGGGAAGGCGTCGTGACCGCGTCACGCGGCGATGATCCCACGGCCATGGTTCAGGATTATGTGGCACAGGCGGGGCTCTCCGCCGCCCACCTTACGGTCACCGTGGATCACGGGGCCGAAGTCCAGACACTGGGGCAGGAAGTGATCGTCAAGCTGGCCTACGACTTTACCGGCGAGACGATCTTTCCCTGGGAAGACGTCATGCCAGGCGGGGTCAGCACCTCCGCCAGCGCCA
- a CDS encoding TadE/TadG family type IV pilus assembly protein → MRSAKDTKSRRGTTIVEVALLLPIFMMIMMGTMDFARLYWTQSVVRGAAYEGVRAAILEETTNSQVESIILSELATGGVTQTASVSVGSRQPEQPVDVTVSVPFSFLAIDGLIPSLAQVTQVSATAVMTHER, encoded by the coding sequence ATGCGCAGTGCCAAGGATACCAAGAGCAGACGAGGAACGACCATAGTGGAAGTGGCCCTGCTCCTTCCCATTTTCATGATGATCATGATGGGAACAATGGACTTCGCAAGGTTGTACTGGACCCAGTCCGTGGTCCGCGGCGCCGCCTACGAAGGCGTCCGCGCGGCGATTCTCGAGGAAACCACCAACTCCCAGGTGGAATCCATCATCCTGAGCGAACTCGCCACCGGCGGCGTGACCCAAACCGCCTCCGTCAGCGTCGGCTCCCGCCAGCCGGAGCAGCCTGTGGACGTCACCGTCAGCGTCCCCTTCTCCTTCCTCGCGATTGACGGCCTCATCCCCTCCCTTGCCCAGGTCACACAGGTTTCCGCAACTGCCGTCATGACTCACGAGAGGTAG